Below is a window of Catalinimonas alkaloidigena DNA.
CCGCGCCGGGGCGCACTACACCCAGTTTATGGTGTATGACCTGGACAGCGACGGCAAAGCCGAAGTGGCCTGCAAAACCGCCGATGGCACACGCGACGCCCAGGGCAACGTGATCGGCGACCCGAACGCCTACCACCGCAACGCGTGGGGCTGGATTCTGGAAGGTCCGGAGTTTCTGACCGTTTTCAACGGGGAGACAGGGGCTATCCTGGATACCGAACCGTACGTGCCGAGTCGCCACCCGACCATCGAGAATCCGACCCCCGCTGAAATCAAGGAGATCTGGGGCGATGACTACGGCAACCGGATCGACCGGTTTATCGGCGCGGTGGCCTACCTGGACGGGCAGCATCCCAGTCTGATCATGGGGCGTGGCTACTACACGCGGCTGGTGCGCGCGGCCTGGGATTTCAGCCACGGCGACCTGACACTGCGCTGGGTGTTCGATAGTTTCGACGAGGGCAACGAAGCCTACGCCGGGCAGGGCAACCACCAGATGTCGGTGGCGGACGTGGATGGCGACGGCCGCCAGGAGATCTTCAACGGCTCCAGTGCCATCGACGACGACGGCACCGGCCTCTGGGCCAACGGGCTGGGCCACGGCGACGCGCTGCATGTAAGCGACATGGACCCCGACCGGCCGGGCCTCGAACTCTGGATGCCCCACGAGTCGCCCGCTTACAACGGGAACATCGGTGCGGCGTTCATCGACGCGCTGACCGGGACGCCGCTGTGGACCGTGACCGAGGCCCGCGCCGACGTTGGGCGGGGCATGGCTTCCGACATCGATCCGCGCTACAAAGGCTACGAATGCTGGGCTTCGCGCGGGGGGCTCTACGCCAGCGACGGTACGTGGATTACCGACACCAAACCGTCTATGAACTTCGGCATCTGGTGGGATGGCGACCTGCAACGCGAACTGCTCGACCGCACGGTCATCGACAAGTGGGATACCACCACCAACACGACGCAGCGCCTGTTCACCGTGTATACCTACGGCGTGGAAAGTAACAACGGCACCAAGTCCAACCCGGCGCTGAGTGCCGACCTGATGGGCGACTGGCGCGAAGAGGTGATGTACCGCACGACCGACAACGCACACCTGCGGATTTTCACCACGACCATTCCGACCGATCAACGCATTTACACGCTGATGCACGACCCGCAGTACCGCGTCGCCGTGGCCTGGCAAAACAGCGCCTACAACCAGCCGCCGCATCCGGGCTTCTACCTCGGTGGCGGCATGGCCCCACCGCCCCGGCCCGACATCACGGTGGTAAAAGGGTCACCCACCGGGGCCCGTTCGTTCGTCCCGCTGCCGGTCAAAATCTACCCCAATCCTTCGGTCGGCGCGTTCTACGTGCAGTACGAGTCCCCCTTTCAGTACCAGTTGCTGGACGCTACGGGACGTACCTTGCTCTCCGGCGCCTCGCAGGGAAATTGCACGGTTGGGTCGCATCTATCGCCCGGCTTGTACCTGTTGCGCATCACTTCGACCCAAGGCATCCGCACGTTCAAATTATTGAGAGAATAACCCTGCCGAAACTCAGGTAGCCACGGCCCGAATCCCGAGCGGCTCCACCGCGCCACTGCTCCACCGAGTAGTGCCGCCGTGGAGCCTTCGCTTTTGGGTGCAGATTGGCGCAACGCAACAACCTGTTCGGAACGGGGCTCGTTACCACTATACTTTTCAACTTCAAACGACATTTTCATGAAATACAACATTTTGGGAGACACGGGCTTACTGGTCTCCGAACTGTGCCTGGGCACCATGACGTTCGGCGGGAAAGGGTACTTCGAAGCCGTGGGGAAGGTGCAACAGGAGGGCGTGAACGAGCTGGTGAAAGCCGCCGTGGAGGCGGGTATCAACTTCATCGACACGGCCAACGTCTACTCGGAGGGACTCTCGGAGGAGATGACCGGCAAGGCGCTGAAAGACCTGGGACTGAACCGGCACGAGCTGATCGTCGCCACCAAAGTCCGTGGGCAGATGGGGCAGGGGCCTAACCAGACGGGGCTGTCTCGTCATCACATTCATCAGCAGGTGGAAGCGAGCCTCAAACGACTGCAAACCGACTACATCGACTTGTACCAGATTCACGGCTTCGATCCGTTTGTACCGCTGGAAGAAACCCTCGACGCGTTGAATATTCTGGTAGAACACGGCAAGGTGCGCTACATCGGGTGCAGCAACCTGGCCGCGTGGCAGATCGTAAAGGCGCGGGCCTGTTCGGAGCAGAAGGGCTGGGCAAAGTTTAAATCCCTGCAAGCCTACTACACCATTGCCGGGCGCGACCTGGAACGCGAAATCATCCCGATGCTGGAAGACCAGCGCATGGGGTTGATGGTGTGGAGTCCGCTGGCCGGTGGGCTGCTCAGCGGCAAATACAAACGCAACGGCGAAGGACCAGCCGACGCCCGGCGGGCCAATTTCGATTTTCCGCCCGTTGACCGGGAGCGGGCTTTCAACATTCTGGATGTATTGCACCCGATGGCCGAGTCGAAAGGCGTTTCGGTGGCGCGGCTGGCCCTGGCGTGGCTGTTGCAGCAACCGGCCGTCACCACGGTCATCATCGGCGCAAAGCGCCTGGAACAACTGAACGACAACCTGGCGGCCATCGACGTGACCTTCACGGACGAGGAACTGCAACAACTGGACGATGTGAGCCAGTTGCCGCCGGAATATCCGGGTTGGATGCTCAAGCGACAAGCCCGCGACCGCGAAGCGCAACAGAAAGAGCTACACGTGAAGTAGCGCTGCCGCACGCAAAAAGAAAGGCTACCGGAGACGTTTCGGTAGCCTTTTTAGGTTCGGACAGCATGGATACAAGAAAAAGGGGATGCATTCCACCTGCATCCCCTTCTGTCAGCAATAGGAGGGCAAAAAGTTACTGGAGCACGACCTTGCGGGTAATCCGCCCTGCCGGGTGGATCAGCACGGCGTAGTACACGCCTGCCGGACGATCGTGCAAATCAAGTTGCTGATGCAGCGCACCCACCGCCGCATGGCGGCTCAGAAGACGACCCGTAGCATCGTACAGAAGAAACTCCAGCACGGCCGATGCGGAGGCGCTTGTATAGTCTACCTGCACACGGCCCGAGGTCGGATTGGGGAGTAGTTGAAAGTCGACAGGCGCCGCGGTGTGGGCCGCCGATTGGGCCCGGGGTGTGCTGGCTGTCGGTAGGGTGTCGACGACGGTGTAGCTGATCTGCATGGCTTCGCCCGGTGTGCCCTGCCGGTCGGCGGCTGCATAAGGCGCTGCCCACAGGGTGTACGTACCGGGCTCGGCCGACCACGGGTGGTAATCGCCGGCGGCATCGGACCAGACGGCGTAGGGACATTGGTTCTCGGTGCGGCTGGCTACCAGCGTCCCGTCGCGGTAGATGCGGATGCCCACGCTCCCCACCGAATCGGCTTTGGTATCGACACGAACGTTGAACACCTGGGTCGTAAAATCGGCTTTGTCCAGCACATCGCCATCGTGCAGCGTGCGCAGCGGTTGGTCGGTGGCGGCATCGATCAGCGTAAAGCCGCTGACTTGGCTCGGAACGACCGAGAAATGAACCGTCGCGGGCAACTCCGCCACGCCCAGGCCGTTCGGCTGGGAGTAGGGAAGGGCCGTCAGTACCTGCGTGCCGTAGGGAAACGCAAAGGGTGCAAAATCGCCATTATTGTCACCGGCCAGGGCATAAGGTGCCTGGTTCTCGGTCTGTACCGGCGTCGCGTTCAGGCTAAATACCACGCTGCCGAAGGACAGGCCCGGAAACTCAACGCGGACCGTCAGGTGCGGAGGCAGGGTCGACAGGTTCAGCGTGGCGCCGTCTTTCAGTTCCATCAGGTCAGCGTCGGTATCGGCATCGACCAGCATAAAGACCGGCTCCGCCGTGATGTGGCCTTTGCCTAATTTTTCGCCCAGCTTCAGGACGATGAACTCGTTATCGTCGGGCAGACCCGCGCCCACGTGCCGCCCGATGGAGAACGGATAGTTGTTGTCGTTCAGGATGCCGATGCGTTTGTCGTTGAACACCACCACACTTTCGATGGTCACGAACGGGAAGGCAAAGCGCTCGCCCAGCCCCACGTCGCCAGGCAGGCCGGGGCCGGAAATCTGGTGCGGGTCGCGGAGGTCGAGCAGGTCGACGGCGTCTTTCTTGCCGACCAGGGCACCGTCGTCAAATAATTCGATTTCGTAGACCTGCTTGAATCCCTCCAGGTTACCCTGCGAACCGTCGCGCTCGATGATCAGGCCACGCTTCGGATTGAAGAGAATAAAGTCGCCAATGGCGGCACCGCGCGGGTGCAGCGGGTAACGGTACTGCACGCCGGTATACGACTTGCTGGGCAGGTCGAATTCGTGGATCAGCAGTTGACGCGGATCATCTCCAATCAGTGGTTTTTCCAGGAGCGGCAGCAGGCGTTTGGCCCACGGGTCGTACGCCATGCCTTCAAAGCCACCGCTGCCCTGCGCCCGCACCGGATGGTCGCGCTTGGTCTGGCGGTAGGGCCAGTAGAGGCCGCCCAGCCACGGCGTATTGGTGCCGTCCTGGTCCTGCAAGTTGGTGCCGTCGCCGCTGTCGCCCACTTTCGGGAAGTCGCCGAACAGGCAGACCGTACGGATCGCCGGGGCGTAGGCATGCACCACCAGCAGCGTGTTGAAGTCGAAGCTCTGGATGTCGGCGCGTTCTTCCAGGCCGTGCGCCATAATCACGTCGGCGACGGCTTTTGCAAACGGTTCAGTGGCGATGGTCCGTTCGGCAAACACATCCCCCCGGTTGTCGGTGTCGGTGCGCGGGTTGGTTTTCGTTTCGATGTTGAATCGCACCCGGGCGGCATTTTTCCAGCGCAACGCGGCGTTCGGGCTGCTGCTGCCGGGGCCGTAGTGGTAATAGTAGACGTAATAGTCCACAAACTCGAACAGTTGCGCGAGCGAGGGCATCACGTACGGACTCATGAGGCCTTTGGCGCTGGCGAACGCTACCGAAACCGGCGAGAGGGTCAGGTCGTTCGTCTGATCCGGTCGACCGGCCAGCAGCTGGTCGGCGATGAACGTCGTCTGAATTTCGGCCAGCGTCAGGTCTTTCACCAGCACCTCGTCTTCGTAGGTGTAGGGGGTGCCGTCGGCTTTGCGCGCTTTGGCCGATTCGATGTGCGGATCGTGGTCGAGTATGGGCACGCCGTCGGCCGTAATGCCACAGTCGGTTTCCAGGGTCGTCATCAGGTAGTCGAGCGCCGCTTCCATGGCGGGTAGCGTATTTTCCGGCCGCAGGTTGCGTCCGCCCCGGTGGCCCTGGGCGTCGAACAGGTGGACATCCAGCAGACCCTCTTCGTCCAGAAAGTCGGGTTGCCCATCGCCGTTGCCGTCGTACTGGCTCACCATCTCCCACAGCAGGGCGGGGTTATCGGAAATGATGCCGTTTACGCCCTGTTGCATCAGCTTCTGCATGCTGGCGGAGTCGTTCACGGTCCAGGCCACCACCGGATAGCCTGCACTTTGCAGTGACGAAACGTTAAAAATATCGCTGGACGCCGCGGGCAAGCCGGCGGGCGGAGTTTCGCGGCTGGGATCGAACGTCGTAGGGTCCTGGTCGTCGATCATCACGTACCAGGGCGACATGACGGGAACGCGTTCGTTACCGAAGCGTTTGGCGTGGGCGTACATGGCGTTCATAATGCGTCCGGCGCTGGCCTCTTCCAGGTAAGGGTTTTGCGGTGCGCGTACGTCCTGGCCTTCGTTTGCGAAGTCGGGCAGGGCAATCGGTGCTTCCAGCACCTTCCCCTGCGCGTCGGTGTGGAGCAGGAACGGCCCGAATTCGTCGCCAAACCAGAGCGTGCCGTCCCGGTCGCGCTGAATCGATTCGATGTCGAAGTCAGCGCCCGTCAGGAGGCGCTCGTCAGAAAACGCATTCGTGATGGCAAAAGGAATGTGTTGGTCCGGATCGTGCAGCGTGATGTACTTCAGTACCTTGATGTCGCCCTTGCCGCCGCCCTTTTTTTCGAAGCGGGGCTTGATGAGGTAGACGCGTAACAGGTAGTCGGCCGAGTTTTCGAAGCTGCCGAAGCCGTTGTCCGACATCACCCAAAACGTGCCGTTGTCGTTGGCCAGAATGGCCGAGATGCCCTGGACCGGCTGCTGGTCGACGAACGGAACGGGCTGTCCGTTGACCGACCCTTCGCCGATGCGCGTACCCGACGTAGGGCCGGGCGAAAAGGTGGCGGCATCGAGCACCGCCCGTTTGAGAAGCTGGTCGTCCTGGGCATGGGCGGCGGTAGAGAGGAGCACCGCGGCCGTACCGCCCCACAGGAGCGTTTGGGTAAGCCAGCGTGCGGATTGGGACCGCGCGCGTGGCGGAACGAGTGAAAAAGAAGGCATAGATGCGTACGTTGTGTGAAGGGATTGCGCTAAAAAAGCGATCCAAAATTCTAAAATCACCCCCCGCGGGGCAATCCAAACAGGTTATGGATTTGAGGCCTTTTAGTTACGCGAATTTTACTGTGGAGACGTGCGATTTAAAGGAAGCATAATGCCCTAAATTCGATCGAGTTGATTTTTAGCGAGATCTTGTCCCGGTTTTAGCTTTTTAGTTTTAGTAGTGTTGTAACACGCTGTATCCGAATGGCATACGCCTCGGGTTGGGGCCTTTAGTAGCGTAAGGGTGAGGCGATCTTCTGAAAAACGTCGTATTCTTCCGGAAAAAAGCGTGGGGTTAGGGTTCAGTCCTTAGCTTTGTTCGCAGATGCTAACCCTGCTGGCCGTTTGGGTGCCTCAAACCCGAAGGGCGGTCTTTCGTTCCGACACTTATGACGAGATCTGTATTCATTGCCACTGCGGAGCCGTTCAGCGGTAAATCGATGGTGGTGCTGGGCGTCCTCAATCGCCTGTTGGGCAATGCCGAGCGAATCGGCTATTTCAAACCCATCATCAACCACGCGCCGGCGCTTCAGCGGGACGTGCACATCGAAACCGTGTTGCGGTACTTCGACCTGCCCATTTCGTACGAAGCGACGTATGCCTACACGCGCGACGAAGCGCTGAAACTGGCCGAAGAGAAAAATACCGACGAGCTGATCGACACGATCATCCGGAAGTACAAGCGCCTGGAAGAAGAGTACGAATTCATCATTGTGGAGGGGAGCGACTTTGTGGGGAGCGGCGTGGCGTTCGAGTTCGGGACCAACGTGGCCTTCGCCAAAAACCTGAACGCCCCCGCCATTGTGGTGGTGTCGGGGGCCGGGAAATCGGCTTCGCAGGTGGTGAACGCGGTCATCACGACGCTCAACAGCTTTCAGGAAGAAGACGTGCAGGTGCTGGCCGCGGTTGCCAACAAGGTCGATCCCGCGCTGGTCGACGACGTGCGGGCCATGCTGCCGTCGCCCGAAAAAAGCCAGACGATTTTTGCGGTGATTCCTGAGGTACGGGAGTTGAAAAACCCGACCATGCAGGAGGTGTTTCAGGCAGTGGGTGGGCAGCTATTGTTCGGGGAAGATCTGCTGTCGCAACAGGTTGATCTTTCAGTGGTCGGGGCCATGCAAATTCCCAACTTTCTGCCGCGCCTCCGGGACAACACGC
It encodes the following:
- a CDS encoding aldo/keto reductase; protein product: MKYNILGDTGLLVSELCLGTMTFGGKGYFEAVGKVQQEGVNELVKAAVEAGINFIDTANVYSEGLSEEMTGKALKDLGLNRHELIVATKVRGQMGQGPNQTGLSRHHIHQQVEASLKRLQTDYIDLYQIHGFDPFVPLEETLDALNILVEHGKVRYIGCSNLAAWQIVKARACSEQKGWAKFKSLQAYYTIAGRDLEREIIPMLEDQRMGLMVWSPLAGGLLSGKYKRNGEGPADARRANFDFPPVDRERAFNILDVLHPMAESKGVSVARLALAWLLQQPAVTTVIIGAKRLEQLNDNLAAIDVTFTDEELQQLDDVSQLPPEYPGWMLKRQARDREAQQKELHVK
- a CDS encoding T9SS type A sorting domain-containing protein, giving the protein MNRTTYFFRKCLRVYVLGCAALLCALSARAQVQMEYLNRGVVAVRNGDAVYVGWRLLGTDSADVAFNVYRNGTKLNPEPITQSTNFVDLEGVVVATGESAPLHYADGVTYTVRAVVAGVEQEASAPTPVWEQPYLDIPLQVPPDDTIHVRPDSIVSYSYTANDASVGDLDGDGDYEIVLKWDPTNAKDNSQGGHTGNVLLDAYELDGTHLWRIDLGPNIRAGAHYTQFMVYDLDSDGKAEVACKTADGTRDAQGNVIGDPNAYHRNAWGWILEGPEFLTVFNGETGAILDTEPYVPSRHPTIENPTPAEIKEIWGDDYGNRIDRFIGAVAYLDGQHPSLIMGRGYYTRLVRAAWDFSHGDLTLRWVFDSFDEGNEAYAGQGNHQMSVADVDGDGRQEIFNGSSAIDDDGTGLWANGLGHGDALHVSDMDPDRPGLELWMPHESPAYNGNIGAAFIDALTGTPLWTVTEARADVGRGMASDIDPRYKGYECWASRGGLYASDGTWITDTKPSMNFGIWWDGDLQRELLDRTVIDKWDTTTNTTQRLFTVYTYGVESNNGTKSNPALSADLMGDWREEVMYRTTDNAHLRIFTTTIPTDQRIYTLMHDPQYRVAVAWQNSAYNQPPHPGFYLGGGMAPPPRPDITVVKGSPTGARSFVPLPVKIYPNPSVGAFYVQYESPFQYQLLDATGRTLLSGASQGNCTVGSHLSPGLYLLRITSTQGIRTFKLLRE
- a CDS encoding esterase-like activity of phytase family protein — its product is MPSFSLVPPRARSQSARWLTQTLLWGGTAAVLLSTAAHAQDDQLLKRAVLDAATFSPGPTSGTRIGEGSVNGQPVPFVDQQPVQGISAILANDNGTFWVMSDNGFGSFENSADYLLRVYLIKPRFEKKGGGKGDIKVLKYITLHDPDQHIPFAITNAFSDERLLTGADFDIESIQRDRDGTLWFGDEFGPFLLHTDAQGKVLEAPIALPDFANEGQDVRAPQNPYLEEASAGRIMNAMYAHAKRFGNERVPVMSPWYVMIDDQDPTTFDPSRETPPAGLPAASSDIFNVSSLQSAGYPVVAWTVNDSASMQKLMQQGVNGIISDNPALLWEMVSQYDGNGDGQPDFLDEEGLLDVHLFDAQGHRGGRNLRPENTLPAMEAALDYLMTTLETDCGITADGVPILDHDPHIESAKARKADGTPYTYEDEVLVKDLTLAEIQTTFIADQLLAGRPDQTNDLTLSPVSVAFASAKGLMSPYVMPSLAQLFEFVDYYVYYYHYGPGSSSPNAALRWKNAARVRFNIETKTNPRTDTDNRGDVFAERTIATEPFAKAVADVIMAHGLEERADIQSFDFNTLLVVHAYAPAIRTVCLFGDFPKVGDSGDGTNLQDQDGTNTPWLGGLYWPYRQTKRDHPVRAQGSGGFEGMAYDPWAKRLLPLLEKPLIGDDPRQLLIHEFDLPSKSYTGVQYRYPLHPRGAAIGDFILFNPKRGLIIERDGSQGNLEGFKQVYEIELFDDGALVGKKDAVDLLDLRDPHQISGPGLPGDVGLGERFAFPFVTIESVVVFNDKRIGILNDNNYPFSIGRHVGAGLPDDNEFIVLKLGEKLGKGHITAEPVFMLVDADTDADLMELKDGATLNLSTLPPHLTVRVEFPGLSFGSVVFSLNATPVQTENQAPYALAGDNNGDFAPFAFPYGTQVLTALPYSQPNGLGVAELPATVHFSVVPSQVSGFTLIDAATDQPLRTLHDGDVLDKADFTTQVFNVRVDTKADSVGSVGIRIYRDGTLVASRTENQCPYAVWSDAAGDYHPWSAEPGTYTLWAAPYAAADRQGTPGEAMQISYTVVDTLPTASTPRAQSAAHTAAPVDFQLLPNPTSGRVQVDYTSASASAVLEFLLYDATGRLLSRHAAVGALHQQLDLHDRPAGVYYAVLIHPAGRITRKVVLQ